A single region of the Lotus japonicus ecotype B-129 chromosome 4, LjGifu_v1.2 genome encodes:
- the LOC130711605 gene encoding uncharacterized protein LOC130711605 — MTFWVWKETPKWICGLLQLLLELGANRLSNNGDSSSQLYSNFDNPDFPLHTITSKEVSLDRRALDVDSVDGLLATELASIEGFDSEKVRCFRDCNESNVLSVSNFSDVEDRNDRSSNIGANCGFLLPDLSVGELGSFVHNPGNKTFFKTEHWYGQSSSSSSSSSSSSSSSSSSSSSSSSRPLNSLESCLMAQLCKAHAKMEQGVSSSSSAVTKLFHVIDGSQIISRKDDDDDSCSALIGSEEYKLRGEADQVKDENELLGVPASPKVESINDAKKMKSDAGIEKSGILSSSNIAFTEKHIHSQHDAIFLFSLGISFGIITSILANNREKDKLRELLKQTEILAQDLQEELEMKDSMTVKELQSENYGSQDTCDYSFRDKELSGFFPEKHTDNSSIIDCKKFYDQKEEESSESMSKIEAELEAELERLGFKMNESSEERSLSELAEDPDFVADFSQDELPTDMISGNDFVHPKLNEDANNTKSFPVNYAVSPHELSLRLHEVIQSRLEKRVQELEVALQYSQRKLQFVESEHESPAAYIDTYEDPMKTGESGENSPSRKHCGANGPVTYFTFNEERLSRELSPCEVTMLERQNSYELNDVEDCDCDYEVESQLIRQIVERTRRGSPFFQNARSILYSMDEDEF, encoded by the exons ATGACTTTCTGGGTGTGGAAGGAAACCCCAAAATGGATTTGTGGGTTGTTGCAGCTGTTGCTGGAGCTGGGTGCGAACAGGCTTTCAAACAATGGTGATAGCTCATCTCAATTGTATTCCAATTTTGATAATCCTGATTTCCCACTACATACCATAACATCTAAAGAGGTTTCTTTGGATAGAAGGGCTTTAGATGTTGATTCAGTGGATGGTCTTTTGGCAACAGAATTGGCTTCTATTGAAGGGTTTGATAGTGAAAAAGTAAGATGCTTTAGGGATTGTAATGAGAGCAATGTCCTTTCTGTGTCAAACTTTAGTGATGTTGAAGATAGAAATGACCGAAGCTCCAATATTGGTGCCAATTGCGGTTTCCTGCTTCCTGATTTGTCTGTAGGAGAATTGGGTTCTTTTGTCCATAATCCTGGAAATAAAACCTTTTTCAAGACTGAGCATTGGTATGGGCagagtagtagtagtagtagtagtagtagtagtagtagtagtagtagtagtagtagtagtagtagtagtagtagtaggcCTTTAAACTCTTTAGAAAGTTGCCTCATGGCTCAGCTATGCAAAGCACATGCCAAAATGGAACAAGGTgtgtcatcatcatcttctgcgGTGACAAAGTTATTTCATGTTATTGATGGAAGCCAAATAATTAGCAgaaaagatgatgatgatgattcttgCAGTGCATTAATTGGAAGTGAGGAATATAAATTGCGTGGAGAAGCCGATCAAGTGAAAGATGAAAATGAATTACTTGGAGTTCCTGCCTCACCAAAAGTTGAATCTATTAATGATGCCAAGAAGATGAAATCCGATGCAGGCATTGAGAAGAGTGGAATTCTGAGCTCTTCCAACATTGCATTCACTGAAAAACACATCCATAGTCAACATG ATGCAATATTTCTCTTTAGTCTCGGGATTTCTTTTGGCATAATAACTTCCATCTTGGCAAACAATAGAGAAAAGGACAAGTTAAGAGAGTTGTTGAAGCAGACTGAAATCTTGGCTCAAGATCTACAAGAGGAActtgaaatgaaagattcaaTGACTGTGAAGGAGTTACAGAGTGAAAATTATGGTTCACAGGATACATGTGATTATTCCTTCCGTGATAAGGAGCTAAGTGGATTTTTTCCTGAAAAGCACACGGATAACTCTTCAATAATTGACTGCAAAAAGTTCTATGatcagaaggaagaagaaagttcagaatCTATGAGTAAAATTGAAGCTGAGCTTGAAGCTGAACTTGAGAGATTGGGGTTCAAGATGAATGAATCTAGTGAGGAAAGATCACTCTCCGAGCTTGCTGAG GACCCTGACTTTGTAGCAGATTTTTCTCAAGATGAGTTGCCAACTGACATGATCAGTGGAAATGATTTTGTCCATCCAAAACTAAATGAGGATGCCAACAACACTAAGAGTTTCCCTGTAAACTATGCTGTTTCACCTCATGAACTAAGCCTGCGCTTGCATGAAGTTATCCAATCCAGACTAGAGAAACGCGTGCAGGAGCTTGAGGTCGCCCTTCAATATAGCCAGAGGAAATTGCAATTCGTGGAATCAGAGCATGAATCTCCAGCTGCATACATTGACACATACGAAGATCCAATGAAGACAGGAGAGTCAGGAGAAAATTCACCATCTAGGAAGCACTGTGGAGCAAATGGTCCTGTTACATATTTCACTTTCAATGAAGAGAGGTTGTCAAGGGAACTCTCTCCTTGCGAGGTCACAATGTTGGAAAGGCAAAACTCTTATGAATTAAATGATGTTGAAGATTGTGATTGTGATTACGAAGTGGAAAGTCAATTAATAAGGCAAATTGTTGAGAGGACCAGGAGAGGTTCTCCTTTCTTCCAAAATGCACGAAGCATATTGTATTCTatggatgaagatgaattttAA
- the LOC130711905 gene encoding glycine-rich RNA-binding protein 3, mitochondrial-like — translation MAFFGRLGNLLRQSANRQISAEMRSSPSFFQAVRCMSSAPSSKLFIGGVSYSTDEESLREAFSKYGQVREVKIILDRETGRSRGFGFVTYDSVEEASSALQALDGQELHGRQVRVNFANERPRSYGGGGGYGGGGYGGGGGYGGGGYGGGGYGGGGGYGTGGNYGSGTGGNYGSSPYGSAPSSGGGYGTGGNYGGGAGNDYSSPDSFGTSSAGGSFSGGGNFGDAGGVGRHESFAGGSVGNTDFASSGFDGGIGTNFGGEHDGSGGLDSKGSSNVDGDLGGFEDSAEGRDDNDDTDDFAKRA, via the exons ATGGCGTTCTTTGGTAGACTCGGGAACTTGCTTAGACAATCTGCCAATAGGCAGATTAGTGCTGAAATGCGCTCATCTCCGTCCTTTTTCCAGGCTGTACGATGCATGTCGTCTGCTCCCAGCTCGAAGCTGTTTATAGGAG GTGTTTCGTACTCTACTGATGAGGAGAGTCTGAGGGAAGCTTTTTCCAAATATGGTCAAGTTAGGGAAG TCAAGATAATTTTGGACCGTGAGACTGGTAGATCCAGAGGATTTGGATTTGTCACGTACGATTCAGTTGAGGAGGCATCAAGTGCCCTTCAGGCATTGGATGGCCAG GAGCTTCATGGTCGTCAAGTTAGGGTAAATTTTGCTAATGAAAGGCCTCGTagttatggtggtggtggtggttatggcggtggtggttatggtggtggtggtggttatgGTGGCGGTGGTTATGGTGGAGGCGGCTATGGAGGTGGGGGTGGCTATGGAACTGGTGGTAATTATGGTAGCGGAACTGGTGGTAATTATGGTAGCTCCCCATATGGGAGTGCTCCAAGTAGTGGAGGTGGCTATGGAACTGGTGGCAATTATGGGGGTGGTGCTGGCAATGACTACTCTTCTCCTGACAGTTTTGGAACCAGCAGTGCTGGAGGCAGTTTCAGTGGAGGTGGAAATTTTGGTGATGCTGGGGGTGTTGGCCGTCATGAAAGTTTTGCTGGTGGTAGTGTTGGCAACACTGATTTTGCCAGTAGTGGATTTGATGGAGGTATTGGCACCAACTTTGGTGGTGAACATGATGGAAGTGGGGGGTTGGATAGCAAGGGAAGTAGCAATGTAGATGGAGATTTGGGAGGTTTTGAAGACTCTGCGGAAGGAAGGGATGACAATGATGATACCGATGATTTTGCCAAAAGGGCTTGA
- the LOC130711280 gene encoding presenilin-like protein At2g29900 produces the protein MAEPEPQTRRTSSPSSSSTILDHLGEELVRIIAPVSICMFLVVILVSILNTGSSFERPTSIATIAYDESTIDSSWDKFLGALLNSLAFVAMVTFATFILVLLFYFRCTRFLKLYMAFSSFVVLAFLGGAVSLFLIQHFGTPIDCVTFFLVLCNFAVVGVMAVFMSKFAIVVTQGYLVVIGILVAYWFTMLPEWTTWAMLVAMALYDLAAVLLPVGPLRILVELAITRDEEIPALVYEARPVNHDNVDPREVVAQRRMWRDRRIQNSDGRGLSAEQSHFNSDASTVLNSNSNSNVPVGTSLDRENGSNLNTNSNSTTYGNSSDRNLVRAEEGRLPIRETNSELSTPLIGNAANVQLRRAEDELDESLMLEGIGLGSSGAIKLGLGDFIFYSVLVGRAAMYDFMTVYACYLAIIAGLGITLMLLALYQKALPALPVSVALGVLFYFLTRLLLEVFVVQCSLNLLMF, from the coding sequence ATGGCAGAACCAGAACCACAAACACGAAGAacctcatcaccatcatcatcttcaaccattCTGGACCATTTGGGCGAGGAACTTGTTCGAATCATCGCCCCAGTTTCAATCTGCATGTTCCTCGTCGTCATCCTGGTCTCGATTCTCAACACTGGCTCTTCCTTCGAACGACCCACCTCCATAGCCACCATAGCATACGACGAGTCGACCATCGACTCCTCGTGGGACAAATTCCTCGGCGCCCTTCTCAACTCCCTAGCTTTCGTCGCTATGGTCACCTTCGCAACCTTCATCCTCGTCCTCCTCTTCTATTTCAGGTGCACGCGGTTTCTCAAGCTCTACATGGCCTTCTCATCTTTCGTCGTGCTCGCGTTCCTCGGCGGCGCGGTGTCGCTGTTCTTGATCCAGCACTTTGGTACCCCTATTGATTGCGTGACGTTCTTTCTGGTTTTGTGTAATTTCGCTGTGGTGGGGGTTATGGCGGTGTTCATGTCGAAATTTGCGATTGTAGTGACGCAGGGGTACTTGGTTGTTATTGGGATTCTGGTTGCTTACTGGTTTACCATGTTGCCTGAGTGGACTACATGGGCTATGCTTGTTGCTATGGCGTTGTATGACCTTGCTGCTGTTCTTTTGCCTGTTGGGCCGCTGAGGATTTTGGTCGAGCTTGCTATAACAAGGGATGAAGAGATTCCAGCTTTGGTTTATGAGGCTAGGCCAGTGAACCATGATAATGTGGATCCTAGGGAGGTTGTAGCTCAGAGAAGGATGTGGAGAGATAGGAGGATTCAGAATTCGGATGGTCGTGGTCTCAGTGCTGAACAATCACACTTTAATTCGGATGCAAGTACTGTTCTTAATTCAAATTCGAACAGCAATGTTCCGGTTGGCACGAGTTTAGATAGGGAGAATGGTTCAAACTTGAACACTAATAGTAATAGTACTACTTATGGTAACTCTAGTGATAGAAATTTGGTAAGAGCTGAAGAGGGGCGGTTACCGATTCGAGAGACTAATTCAGAACTCTCTACGCCCTTGATTGGTAATGCTGCGAATGTCCAGCTCCGTAGAGCAGAAGATGAGCTGGATGAAAGTTTGATGCTGGAGGGAATTGGATTAGGTTCATCTGGAGCAATCAAGTTGGGGCTTGGTGATTTTATCTTCTATAGTGTTTTGGTTGGCAGGGCGGCAATGTATGATTTTATGACGGTGTATGCATGTTATCTTGCTATCATTGCTGGTCTGGGCATTACTCTCATGCTTTTGGCTTTGTATCAGAAAGCTTTGCCTGCTCTTCCTGTGTCAGTAGCTCTGGGTGTGTTGTTTTATTTCCTGACCAGGCTCTTACTTGAAGTATTTGTAGTACAATGTTCCTTAAATCTCCTGATGTTTTAA
- the LOC130715819 gene encoding uncharacterized protein LOC130715819 encodes MMEAGGENKTNANKGPDPYPNIIEHELHHTFPLTEQEHGGPNINNKLEAHSSSSSSSSSSPSSPSSPLSSQNPFLVPSDATNNTVYGGSSIGDETHHSPSNDVQGFPPSFAPSAAYETSSKGNPFHEPINTNNRVPHEALEPLQNQPPPAFENVPTHVDSHHPLQVTEQGQQSIMASNNLEKSISPASESSSQEHIHGFVNDINKPQTDTKSPPKLGVDSQVAEESSDDDIPISSMDGPSSERKHGHSNDVAGQQYSGGAAASHGSNGEIGTKKGPEIQTPPVQVMERPGESSQYVFPSHVFARNNTNAPGEWSTASNESLFSIYMGNMSFSNELVCLKSCELDKPGGDNNTNTHNDPQNALPTQQQPPAPVNKFNDISQRTAEMHEESSRLTEAKAAETMREVIMESSRTTENTSKKVERNSNSRNQSDGSTKSYAFKTSTEGDKSVSSKSGRDKQKQQKQSEQKETPIADEQTPKSTTNAPTNRFLQCFACCACCH; translated from the exons ATGATGGAAGCTGGAGGTGAAAACAAAACTAATGCTAATAAGGGACCTGACCCTTACCCAAATATAATTGAACATGAATTGCACCACACATTTCCATTAACAGAACAAGAACATGGGGGCCCAAACATTAACAACAAATTGGAAGctcattcttcttcctcctcatcatcatcatcatcaccatcgtcaccatcatcaccattatCATCCCAAAACCCCTTCTTAGTGCCAAGTGATGCAACCAACAACACTGTTTATGGGGGAAGTTCAATAGGTGATGAAACACATCACTCTCCTTCCAATGATGTGCAAGGCTTCCCCCCATCATTTGCACCATCAGCAGCATATGAAACATCATCAAAAGGAAATCCATTCCATGAGCCAATAAATACAAACAATAGGGTCCCACATGAAGCACTTGAACCATTGCAAAACCAACCACCACCTGCTTTTGAAAATGTCCCTACACATGTTGATTCACATCATCCCTTGCAAGTCACAGAGCAAGGACAGCAGAGTATCATGGCTAGTAACAATTTGGAGAAATCAATTTCCCCAGCTTCTGAATCTTCAAGCCAAGAACACATACATGGTTTTGTGAATGACATCAATAAGCCCCAAACAGACACCAAATCACCTCCAAAATTGGGAGTGGATTCACAAGTAGCTGAAGAATCTAGTGATGATGATATCCCAATCAGCTCCATGGATGGACCCAG CTCTGAACGGAAGCATGGACATTCTAATGATGTAGCAGGACAACAATACTCAGGAGGAGCAGCAGCATCACATGGTTCAAATGGGGAAATTGGCACAAAGAAAGGACCAGAGATACAAACACCTCCAGTGCAAGTGATGGAGCGTCCAGGTGAATCTTCTCAGTATGTTTTTCCATCCCATGTCTTTGCTAGAAACAACACAAACGCCCCAGGTGAGTGGAGCACTGCATCCAATGAGTCATTGTTCAGCATTTACATGGGAAACATGAGCTTCTCAAATGAACTAGTTTGCTTGAAATCTTGTGAGTTGGATAAGCCTGGTGGTGATAACAATACAAACACAcacaatgatccacaaaatgcTTTACCAACTCAACAACAACCACCAGCCCCAGTGAACAAATTCAATGATATCAGCCAAAGAACTGCTGAAATGCATGAAGAAAGTTCCAGATTAACTGAAGCAAAAGCTGCTGAGACAATGAGAGAGGTCATCATGGAAAGTAGTAGAACCACAGAGAATACTAGTAAAAAGGTTGAAAGAAATTCTAATTCTCGTAACCAATCAGATGGGAGCACCAAATCCTATGCATTTAAAAC ATCGACCGAGGGAGATAAAAGTGTTTCATCCAAGAGTGGAAGAGATAAGCAAAAGCAACAGAAGCAGTCAGAGCAAAAAGAAACACCAATTGCAGATGAGCAAACCCCAAAGTCAACCACAAATGCACCTACTAACAGATTTCTACAATGCTTCGCGTGCTGTGCATGTTGTCATTAG
- the LOC130715281 gene encoding replication protein A 70 kDa DNA-binding subunit B — MAKSITPNAISTLIANPSPDSSSDLPELIVQVLDLKQSGMNRYMFAANDGKLKLKAILPSSMYSEVLSGNIQNLGLIRILDYTVNDIPNKPEKYLIVTKCEAVSPALEMEIKTEQTAAGIVLKPREDGGVKSEAAAGIVLKPKQEMVTKSAAQIVHEQHGNVAPAARMAMTRRVRPLVSLNPYQANWTIKVSVTSKGNMRTYKNARGEGCVFNVELTDEEGTQIQATMFNDAARKFYDKFVLGKVYYISKGTLKVANKQFKTVQNDYEMTLNENSEVEEVANEAVFVPETKFNFVQIDQLGPFVNKNELVDVVGVVQNVSASTSIRRKINNETIPKRDITIADETKKTVVVSLWNDLATNIGQELLDMADKSPVVAIKALRVGDFQGVSLSTISKSLVLINPDIPEAKRLKCWYDAEGKDAPLASVGSGSSATSPNGARSVYADRVPLSHITTNTSLGQDKPVFFSVRGHISFIKPDQTMSYRACKTCNKKVTESFGAGYWCEACQKNDEQCSLRYIMVVKVSDASGEAYISVFNDEAEKIVGCSADELDNLKQQEGEDNPYQLKLKQATWVPHLFRVSVSQNEYNNEKRQRITARAVVPVDFAAESRLLLEEISKMKAAQ, encoded by the exons ATGGCCAAATCCATCACCCCAAACGCCATCTCCACCTTGATCGCAAACCCCTCCCCTGACTCCTCCTCAGATCTCCCCGAACTCATTGTCCAAGTCCTCGATCTCAAACAAAGCGGCATGAACAGATACAT GTTTGCTGCGAACGATGGAAAATTGAAGCTGAAGGCGATTCTTCCTTCCAGCATGTACTCTGAGGTTCTCTCTGGGAATATTCAGAACTTAGGGTTGATTCGCATCCTTGATTACACTGTCAATGATATACCCAATAAGCCTGAGAA ATACCTTATTGTGACCAAGTGTGAAGCGGTTTCTCCTGCGCTTGAAATGGAGATCAAGACTGAGCAAACCGCTGCTGGTATTGTTTTGAAGCCCAGGGAGGACGGTGGAGTCAAGAGCGAAGCTGCTGCTGGGATTGTTCTGAAGCCGAAGCAGGAAATGGTGACGAAATCGGCTGCTCAGATTGTACACGAGCAACATGGAAA TGTGGCTCCTGCTGCACGAATGGCGATGACACGCAGGGTGCGTCCTCTTGTTTCTTTGAATCCTTATCAGGCTAATTGGACGATTAAGGTCAGTGTTACCAGCAAAGGGAACATGCGTACATATAAGAATGCTAGAGGGGAAGGTTGTGTCTTCAATGTTGAGTTGACAGATGAAGAA GGTACTCAAATTCAAGCAACAATGTTCAATGATGCTGCGAGGAAATTTTATGACAAATTTGTTTTGGGAAAGGTTTACTACATTTCTAAGGGAACTTTGAAAGTTGCTAACAAACAGTTCAAAACTGTTCAAAATGATTATGAAATGACTCTGAATGAGAACTCTGAGGTAGAAGAGGTGGCCAATGAAGCGGTTTTTGTTCCTGAAACTAAATTCAACTTTGTCCAGATTGATCAGCTGGGTCCTTTTGTCAATAAGAATGAACTTGTTG ATGTTGTTGGAGTTGTTCAGAATGTGTCTGCATCAACAAGCATTCGTCGGAAGATCAATAATGAGACTATTCCTAAGCGTGATATCACTATTGCTGATGAAAC GAAGAAGACAGTAGTTGTGTCTTTGTGGAATGATCTTGCAACTAACATAGGACAAGAGTTGCTGGACATGGCTGATAAATCTCCGGTAGTTGCAATCAAAGCCCTCAGGGTTGGGGACTTTCAAG GTGTTTCTTTGTCAACTATAAGCAAAAGTCTGGTTCTGATAAATCCAGACATACCTGAAGCAAAGAGACTAAAATGCTG GTATGATGCTGAAGGTAAGGATGCTCCACTGGCTTCTGTTGGCTCTGGTTCAAGTGCAACATCCCCCAATGGAGCTAGATCGGTGTATGCTGATCGGGTTCCACTCTCTCACATAACCACTAACACATCCCTGGGGCAGGACAAG CCTGTGTTTTTCAGTGTTAGAGGGCATATAAGTTTCATAAAGCCAGATCAGACAATGTCGTATCGGGCCTGCAAGACTTGCAATAAGAAAGTTACTGAAAGCTTTGGTGCTGGGTACTGGTGTGAAGCTTGCCAGAAAAATGATGAACAATGCAGTTTAAG GTATATCATGGTTGTAAAAGTTTCTGATGCAAGTGGTGAGGCTTATATCTCAGTCTTTAATGATGAAGCTGAGAAGATTGTTGGGTGCTCTGCTGATGAGCTAGACAACCTTAAGCAACAG GAGGGAGAAGACAATCCTTATCAGTTGAAATTGAAACAAGCTACCTGGGTTCCACACCTATTCCGAGTCAGTGTTTCTCAGAATGAGTATAACAACGAGAAGAGGCAAAGGATAACAGCACGGGCTGTTGTTCCTGTTGACTTTGCTGCGGAGTCAAGACTCCTCTTGGAAGAGATATCAAAAATGAAAGCTGCACAATAA
- the LOC130710495 gene encoding glycerophosphodiester phosphodiesterase GDPD6, giving the protein MASSTSFAPFVFLFLVIGAVARPLHPLPSKGHHGSRQPLQTWRPYNIAHRGSNGELPEETRPAYLRAIEEGTDFIETDILSSKDGVLICFHDFKLDDTTDIAKYKEFADRKRTYEVQGENVTGFFTVDFTLKELKSLRVNQRFSFRDQQYNGKFQIITFEEFISIALDAPRVVGVYPEIKNPVFINQHVKWSDGRRFEDVFVETLQKHGYKGSYLSKDWLKQPAFIQSFAPTSLVYISNQTDLPKVFLIDDITIPTQDTNQSYWEITSDKYFAYIKQYVVGIGPWKDTIAPVVNNYVVNPTDLVARAHAHNLQVHPYTYRNENKYLHFNFSQDPYVEYDYWINKVGVDGLFTDFTGSLHNFQEWTSYKSQDASKLLHKIAQLVSPYK; this is encoded by the exons ATGGCCTCGTCAACGA GTTTTGCACCTTTTGTATTTCTATTTCTCGTCATTGGGGCCGTTGCACGACCATTACATCCACTTCCTAGCAAAGGTCATCATGGAAGTAGGCAGCCTCTGCAGACTTGGCGCCCGTATAACATTGCACATCGAGGTTCAAATGGAGAGCTTCCCGAAGAAACTCGTCCTGCATACTTG AGAGCTATTGAAGAAGGCACAGACTTCATTGAAACTGATATCTTGTCTTCCAAAGATGGTGTTCTTATATGTTTCCATGACTTTAAACTTGATGATACTACTGACATTGCAAAATACAAAGAGTTTGCTGATCGCAAGAGAACATACGAAGTCCAAGGGGAAAACGTCACTGGCTTTTTTACTG TTGATTTCACTTTAAAGGAACTAAAGTCATTGAGAGTGAATCAGAGGTTTAGCTTCAGGGATCAACAGTATAATG GAAAATTTCAAATCATCACTTTCGAAGAGTTCATTTCCATAGCACTGGATGCACCCAGGGTTGTTGGAGTATATCCAGAGATAAAAAATCCAGTGTTTATCAATCAGCAT GTGAAATGGTCAGATGGCAGAAGATTTGAGGACGTGTTTGTGGAGACACTTCAGAAACATGGATACAAGGGTTCATACCTGTCAAAAGATTGGTTGAAACAACCAGCATTCATTCAGTCGTTTGCTCCAACATCACTTGTGTATATATCAAATCAAACGGACTTGCCCAAGGTTTTCTTAATTGATGATATTACTATTCCAACACAAGACACTAACCAG TCATACTGGGAAATTACATCCGATAAATACTTTGCCTACATAAAGCAATATGTTGTCGGAATTGGACCTTGGAAGGATACAATAGCACCAGTGGTAAATAACTATGTGGTGAATCCCACTGATCTTGTTGCCAGGGCACATGCTCATAACCTGCAG GTGCATCCATATACTTACAGAAATGAGAACAAGTATTTGCATTTCAATTTTAGCCAAGATCCGTATGTGGAGTATGATTACTGGATCAACAAGGTAGGAGTTGATGGCCTTTTCACAGACTTCACTGGTAGTCTTCATAATTTTCAAGAGTGGACCTCCTATAAGAGTCAAGATGCATCCAAGCTATTGCATAAAATTGCTCAGTTGGTATCCCCTTACAAATGA